One window from the genome of Haladaptatus paucihalophilus DX253 encodes:
- a CDS encoding HalOD1 output domain-containing protein, producing the protein MEIEIENLSDDNPAETSSTYVFDIEREMANGHTCAGLVRSLASVMDTEPNRMQPLHAAVNCDAIDALFRTRRYGDARDNVSITFHYDVYEVTVNANGKVVVKE; encoded by the coding sequence ATGGAAATTGAGATAGAGAACCTTAGTGACGACAATCCAGCGGAAACGTCTTCGACGTACGTCTTCGATATCGAGCGCGAGATGGCAAACGGACACACCTGCGCCGGGCTCGTCCGCTCCCTCGCGAGCGTCATGGACACGGAGCCGAACCGAATGCAACCGCTCCATGCCGCCGTCAACTGCGACGCCATCGACGCGCTGTTCCGAACCCGCCGCTACGGCGACGCACGGGACAACGTTTCCATCACGTTCCACTACGACGTCTACGAAGTGACCGTCAACGCGAACGGAAAAGTCGTCGTCAAGGAGTAG
- a CDS encoding metal-dependent hydrolase, whose product MMPWGHAAFGYTLYSLGHRVWTRAPPSAQAVLALLFGTQLPDLVDKPLSWGLHLFPQGYSVAHSVFVAIPVGLLVLALGVYKNRATLGAAFVVGYWSHLVGDILMAMMEHQRSPFDRVLWPVVTLPPYGHEVSLLDRAFHIIGTFFHSLSTEKQLLILGIYLAPYFLVFLLWVVDGAPVVAELKRAVVGR is encoded by the coding sequence ATGATGCCGTGGGGTCACGCCGCCTTCGGGTACACCCTGTACTCGCTCGGCCACCGCGTGTGGACGCGCGCGCCGCCGTCCGCACAGGCAGTGCTCGCCCTCCTCTTCGGGACCCAGTTGCCCGACCTCGTGGACAAACCCCTCTCGTGGGGACTCCACCTGTTCCCGCAAGGCTACTCCGTCGCCCACTCGGTCTTCGTGGCGATTCCGGTCGGCCTGCTGGTGCTCGCCCTCGGAGTGTACAAAAACCGCGCCACCCTCGGTGCCGCCTTCGTGGTCGGCTACTGGTCGCACCTCGTCGGCGACATCCTCATGGCCATGATGGAACACCAGCGGTCGCCGTTCGACCGCGTGCTGTGGCCCGTCGTGACCCTCCCGCCGTACGGCCACGAAGTGTCCCTGTTGGACCGCGCCTTCCACATCATCGGCACGTTCTTCCACTCGCTCTCCACCGAAAAACAGCTGCTGATACTCGGCATCTACCTCGCGCCGTACTTCCTCGTATTCCTCCTCTGGGTAGTGGACGGCGCGCCGGTCGTTGCGGAACTCAAACGCGCCGTCGTCGGGCGGTGA
- a CDS encoding HalOD1 output domain-containing protein has translation MVAPDEGRSNADDRLSIRVISAIAEHEGTTPTEIRPVLYDIIDPDALDSLFSATHEGDTRASGSVEFRYGPHEVTVHSDGRIDIERVRDADSPSSTTETASGDN, from the coding sequence ATGGTCGCCCCCGACGAAGGACGTTCGAATGCGGATGATCGACTCAGTATCCGGGTAATCAGCGCAATCGCCGAACACGAGGGAACGACCCCCACGGAAATCAGGCCCGTTCTCTACGATATCATCGACCCCGACGCGCTCGATTCGCTCTTTTCCGCGACGCACGAGGGCGACACCCGAGCGAGCGGCAGCGTCGAATTTCGGTACGGCCCCCACGAAGTGACGGTGCACAGCGACGGTCGAATCGACATCGAGCGCGTTCGAGACGCCGACTCGCCTTCATCGACCACCGAGACCGCATCGGGAGACAACTAA
- a CDS encoding GMC family oxidoreductase, with product MTDRTPSERADVCVIGAGPAGALVAHTLARRGHDVVVLEAGERFEFEDRKRRMERAIRPGDDDRSVWDMGGPRDAYTSTGEQFYPLNRARVKGVGGSTLHWQGMVMRLHESDFDAWPISYDDLRPYYARAESQLGVAGADDNPFAPPREEPFPLPAFRPSHSDSIFADACESLGVAMHSVPNARNSEPHDGRSECVGYGTCKPVCPSGAKYGADVHVRKAEEEGARVIDRAAVQRLEHDDEGKRIEAAVYAAPDHGNGGTGSVEHRQEAREFVLAGGGVEIPRLLLLSKSKTYPDGLANTSGAVGRYFMDHLYAGMGGRIDRRTRQHRVGFITSECHQFYEDPARGTKGIPAADDAEYDRLKLEFSNYAGPTPVGLALDGDEWGDELLSTIREEYGNSVGMGALAGQKPRKENRIALDSGTTDDHGNPVPRIHWRVDERTKATLRRANEIQRDILDELGAEVTWHVGPENTGPAFHHMGTTRMGTDPKASVVNARLRTHDLQNCTIASSSVFVTSGAMNPTLTIAALSLKAADHVHERL from the coding sequence ATGACCGACCGAACCCCCTCCGAGCGTGCCGACGTCTGTGTCATCGGCGCGGGTCCGGCGGGCGCGTTGGTCGCTCACACGCTCGCGCGACGCGGCCACGATGTCGTCGTCCTCGAAGCGGGCGAGCGATTCGAATTCGAGGACCGAAAACGTCGGATGGAGCGAGCGATTCGCCCCGGCGACGACGACCGCTCGGTCTGGGACATGGGCGGGCCGCGGGACGCCTACACCTCGACCGGCGAGCAGTTCTATCCGCTGAACCGCGCCCGCGTCAAGGGGGTCGGCGGCAGCACGCTCCACTGGCAGGGAATGGTCATGCGCCTGCACGAATCCGATTTTGACGCGTGGCCCATCAGCTACGACGACCTTCGACCGTACTACGCCCGCGCCGAGTCGCAACTCGGAGTCGCGGGTGCGGACGACAACCCCTTCGCGCCGCCGCGCGAGGAACCGTTTCCCCTGCCCGCGTTCCGTCCCTCCCACAGCGATTCCATCTTCGCCGACGCGTGCGAGTCGCTCGGCGTCGCCATGCACTCCGTGCCGAACGCGCGCAACTCCGAACCGCACGACGGACGAAGCGAGTGCGTCGGCTACGGCACCTGCAAACCGGTCTGTCCCTCCGGCGCGAAGTACGGCGCCGACGTCCACGTGCGGAAGGCCGAGGAGGAAGGCGCGCGCGTCATCGACCGCGCGGCGGTGCAACGCCTCGAACACGACGACGAGGGAAAGCGCATCGAAGCCGCGGTGTACGCCGCGCCGGACCACGGGAACGGGGGAACGGGAAGCGTCGAACACCGACAGGAGGCCCGCGAGTTCGTCCTCGCCGGTGGCGGGGTGGAGATACCCCGCCTGCTTCTCCTCTCGAAATCGAAGACGTATCCCGACGGACTGGCGAACACCAGCGGCGCGGTCGGCCGCTACTTCATGGACCACCTGTACGCGGGGATGGGTGGACGAATCGACCGGCGCACCCGACAGCACCGCGTCGGCTTCATCACCAGCGAATGTCACCAGTTCTACGAGGACCCCGCGCGGGGAACGAAGGGAATCCCGGCGGCCGACGACGCCGAGTACGACCGCCTGAAACTCGAATTCTCGAACTACGCGGGACCTACGCCGGTCGGCCTCGCCCTCGACGGGGACGAGTGGGGCGACGAGCTGCTTTCGACCATCCGCGAGGAGTACGGCAACTCGGTCGGCATGGGGGCGCTCGCCGGTCAGAAACCGCGAAAGGAGAACCGAATCGCGCTCGATTCCGGAACGACCGACGACCACGGCAACCCGGTTCCTCGGATTCACTGGCGAGTCGACGAGCGGACGAAGGCGACGCTCCGCCGGGCGAACGAGATTCAGCGGGACATCCTCGACGAACTCGGCGCGGAGGTGACGTGGCACGTCGGCCCCGAAAACACCGGCCCGGCGTTTCACCACATGGGGACGACCCGGATGGGAACCGACCCGAAAGCGAGCGTGGTGAACGCTCGCCTCCGCACCCACGACCTGCAGAACTGCACCATCGCGTCGAGCAGCGTCTTCGTCACCAGCGGGGCGATGAACCCCACTCTCACCATCGCGGCCCTCTCGCTGAAGGCCGCGGACCACGTTCACGAGCGGTTGTGA
- a CDS encoding LVIVD repeat-containing protein, translating to MNYGLESNGFDVYDVSDPTSPRKLGEYGPQGAGHDINVDPERDLLCCAYQSGQFIGFIIYDVSDPRNPTEIGRFDYTKRKSYDEANVGEEAFGAAHHGHFDPRRDLLVLGDERPQGVPGGKHVFDIGWKNGSLKNPVPVGFTVSPNARRMEDEYAERFDWTGHHFDIVPKGEATLVASADWHEGVVVYDITDPTTPTPVDRYRTDDGVSDIRVNDEVSQLGKAPMAWKTEYNEERDFIVASDTFTGLYTFELTS from the coding sequence ATGAACTACGGATTGGAAAGTAACGGGTTCGACGTATACGACGTTTCGGACCCGACCTCCCCGCGAAAGCTCGGGGAGTACGGTCCACAGGGGGCGGGTCACGACATCAACGTGGACCCGGAGCGAGACTTGCTCTGCTGTGCGTACCAGTCGGGACAGTTCATCGGTTTCATCATCTACGATGTGAGCGACCCGAGAAATCCGACCGAGATCGGACGGTTCGACTATACGAAGCGGAAATCGTACGACGAAGCCAACGTCGGCGAGGAAGCGTTTGGAGCGGCACATCACGGTCACTTCGACCCGCGACGCGATCTGCTCGTTTTGGGAGACGAGCGCCCGCAGGGAGTCCCGGGCGGAAAACACGTCTTCGATATCGGGTGGAAAAACGGGTCGCTGAAGAATCCGGTCCCAGTCGGATTTACCGTCTCACCGAACGCTCGACGGATGGAAGACGAGTACGCCGAACGCTTCGATTGGACGGGCCACCACTTCGATATCGTCCCGAAGGGTGAGGCCACGCTCGTTGCCAGCGCCGACTGGCACGAGGGAGTGGTGGTGTACGATATCACCGACCCGACGACTCCGACTCCCGTCGATCGATATCGGACCGACGACGGTGTGAGCGATATCAGGGTGAACGACGAAGTCTCGCAACTCGGCAAGGCACCCATGGCGTGGAAAACGGAATACAACGAAGAGCGGGACTTCATCGTCGCCAGCGACACGTTTACTGGGCTATACACGTTCGAACTAACATCTTGA
- a CDS encoding DUF5794 domain-containing protein gives MSSSQHPVAYRLERQVGGATKLLATVMGLPLVDGIFPAMVLAGALSSPVGIIQVGLLVFGGSATVAVILAEMDGSPREQATSVLAVGVVLIAIAGIEAAFAPTIASALKMETFERFAALVIAAIAAKTASARIGEVLPSPGIIIGFGLLASLQPSGFEVKAIEATQILPAVAAAGTGVAFALAIALTSPWLRGIVDIDRFRFGSAVALGVLPLSILGFAPGRAPLAVLAVTSMLALDPGEHVPDDLDDAHADASADAPAEPAPADGTAVTDGGENAELTEGEDSSAAYGYPGEEDGDERRPWL, from the coding sequence ATGAGCAGCTCCCAACACCCAGTCGCCTATCGCCTCGAGCGGCAAGTAGGCGGCGCGACGAAGCTGCTGGCAACCGTCATGGGGCTTCCCCTCGTGGACGGCATCTTCCCCGCGATGGTTCTCGCCGGAGCGCTGAGTTCGCCGGTCGGCATCATCCAGGTCGGCCTGCTCGTCTTCGGCGGCAGCGCGACCGTCGCGGTCATCCTCGCCGAGATGGACGGCAGCCCGCGTGAGCAGGCCACGTCCGTTCTCGCGGTCGGCGTCGTCCTCATCGCCATCGCTGGCATCGAGGCCGCGTTCGCGCCGACCATCGCGAGCGCGTTGAAGATGGAGACCTTCGAGCGCTTCGCCGCGCTGGTCATCGCCGCAATCGCGGCGAAGACCGCGAGTGCGCGCATCGGCGAGGTTCTGCCGAGCCCCGGAATCATCATCGGTTTCGGCCTGCTCGCCAGCCTGCAACCCTCGGGCTTCGAGGTGAAGGCCATCGAAGCGACCCAAATCCTCCCCGCCGTCGCGGCGGCCGGTACGGGCGTCGCGTTCGCGCTCGCCATCGCGCTCACCTCGCCGTGGCTCCGCGGCATCGTGGACATCGACCGCTTCCGCTTCGGCAGCGCGGTCGCGCTGGGCGTCCTGCCCCTGTCGATACTCGGCTTCGCGCCGGGTCGCGCCCCACTGGCCGTCCTCGCGGTCACCAGCATGCTGGCGCTCGACCCCGGCGAACACGTCCCGGACGACCTCGACGACGCGCACGCGGACGCATCGGCGGACGCCCCGGCAGAACCGGCACCCGCCGACGGCACCGCGGTGACGGACGGCGGCGAGAACGCCGAACTCACCGAGGGCGAGGACTCCTCGGCGGCCTACGGCTACCCCGGCGAAGAGGACGGCGACGAACGCCGTCCGTGGCTGTAA
- the tpiA gene encoding triose-phosphate isomerase — protein sequence MFVLVNLKAYPCDPVEIADAARDVSDDYGVDIAVAPQTAHLSRVADTGVETWGQHVSPVEHGSHTGSTLAEAVTDAGATGTMINHSECRQKLADIDAGLDAAERVGLDTTVCANNPEQVGAVAALSPDAVAVEPPELIGTGTPVSKADPDIVTDAVAAAEAVDEDVSVYCGAGISTGEDLVAARNLGAEGVLLASGVAKADDPKAALENLVEPL from the coding sequence ATGTTCGTACTCGTCAATCTGAAAGCCTATCCGTGCGACCCGGTCGAAATCGCGGACGCCGCCCGCGACGTGAGCGACGACTACGGCGTCGATATCGCCGTGGCACCGCAAACCGCCCACCTCTCGCGCGTCGCCGACACAGGCGTCGAAACGTGGGGCCAACACGTCAGTCCCGTCGAACACGGAAGCCACACCGGGAGCACCCTCGCGGAGGCCGTCACCGACGCGGGCGCGACCGGGACCATGATCAACCACTCCGAGTGCAGACAGAAACTCGCCGACATCGACGCCGGACTCGACGCCGCCGAGCGCGTCGGCCTCGACACCACGGTCTGTGCGAACAACCCCGAGCAGGTCGGCGCGGTCGCCGCCCTCTCCCCCGACGCCGTGGCCGTCGAACCCCCGGAACTCATCGGCACCGGCACGCCCGTCAGCAAGGCCGACCCGGACATCGTGACCGACGCGGTGGCCGCCGCGGAAGCGGTCGATGAGGACGTGAGCGTCTACTGCGGCGCTGGCATCAGCACCGGCGAAGACCTCGTTGCGGCGCGGAACCTCGGCGCGGAAGGCGTCCTCCTGGCGAGCGGCGTCGCAAAGGCCGACGACCCGAAGGCCGCGCTGGAGAACCTCGTCGAACCGCTGTAA
- a CDS encoding TIGR03557 family F420-dependent LLM class oxidoreductase, translating to MTHIGYTISSEEHGPNELVDHAVRAERAGFEFASISDHYHPWISQQGNAPFVWSTLGGVARATDDLPVGVGVNCPIMRMHPAIVAQAAATAATMFEGDFFLGVGTGERLNEHVTGEHWPEHAVRTEMLEEAVEIIRKLWQGGQQSYYGDHFTVENARLYTLPEEPPDIIVSAYGKRAAQAAADLGDGFWSVGPQDTVETWEDAGGEGPRYSQMTVCYAEDEEDAIDTAHEWWPNSALAGELNSQLPTPTHFEQACEMVTREDIAEGSIVTDPDPETHIENVEQFADAGYDHVYVHQIGPDQESFFRFYEEEVLPEVE from the coding sequence ATGACGCACATCGGCTACACCATTTCGAGCGAGGAGCACGGGCCGAACGAACTGGTCGACCACGCGGTCCGCGCAGAGCGGGCGGGATTCGAGTTCGCGTCCATCTCCGACCACTACCATCCGTGGATAAGCCAACAGGGAAACGCCCCGTTCGTCTGGTCCACGCTTGGCGGGGTCGCACGGGCGACGGACGACCTGCCGGTCGGGGTGGGGGTGAACTGCCCCATCATGCGGATGCATCCGGCCATCGTCGCGCAAGCCGCCGCCACCGCCGCGACGATGTTCGAGGGCGATTTCTTCCTCGGCGTCGGGACGGGCGAGCGCCTGAACGAACACGTCACCGGCGAGCACTGGCCCGAACACGCGGTTCGAACGGAGATGCTCGAAGAAGCGGTCGAGATTATCCGCAAACTGTGGCAGGGCGGCCAGCAGAGCTACTACGGCGACCACTTCACGGTCGAGAACGCGCGCCTCTACACGCTCCCCGAGGAACCGCCGGACATCATCGTCTCCGCCTACGGGAAGCGAGCGGCGCAAGCCGCCGCTGACCTCGGCGACGGGTTCTGGAGCGTCGGTCCGCAGGACACGGTGGAGACGTGGGAGGACGCGGGCGGCGAGGGACCGCGGTATAGTCAGATGACCGTCTGTTACGCGGAGGACGAGGAGGACGCCATCGACACGGCCCACGAGTGGTGGCCGAACAGCGCGCTCGCGGGCGAACTCAACTCGCAACTGCCGACGCCGACCCACTTCGAACAGGCGTGTGAAATGGTCACCCGCGAGGACATCGCCGAGGGGAGCATCGTGACCGACCCCGACCCGGAGACGCACATCGAGAATGTAGAGCAGTTCGCCGACGCGGGCTACGACCACGTGTACGTCCACCAAATCGGCCCCGATCAAGAGTCGTTCTTCCGGTTTTACGAGGAGGAAGTGCTACCCGAGGTCGAATGA
- a CDS encoding DUF4349 domain-containing protein → MTTWTRRLAVLSVVVLVVLAGCAGMGGNDTAKDSANHDGGGSNGGDAGNARPSDGTAPQSALVVQQRALIRTGNVTLSVENFGNASRSLTRAARERGGFVSDSSQRVHHDGNGTWTSGSVVFRVPKENFSAFFERVKRAGEVAESSTGTEDVTDRLVDLNARLENLRSQRDKLRALYENASDTEAVLSVQKRLSDVQTDIERLEAKQQSLERRVAYSTVTVRMHEPQPTSDTKSPAEKSWYETGVVAAFLDSVDGAIVMLRAFVVGAAYLLPYLVVLGVPVGGAVLLLRRRSESETSAAPVTDEEE, encoded by the coding sequence ATGACAACATGGACCCGACGACTGGCCGTCCTCTCGGTGGTCGTCCTCGTCGTCCTCGCCGGATGCGCCGGAATGGGCGGAAACGACACGGCGAAGGACAGCGCGAATCACGATGGCGGCGGTTCGAACGGCGGCGACGCCGGGAACGCGCGCCCGAGCGACGGGACGGCCCCGCAGTCCGCCTTGGTCGTCCAGCAACGCGCGCTCATCCGAACCGGAAACGTCACGCTGTCGGTCGAAAACTTCGGGAACGCGAGTCGGTCCCTGACCCGCGCGGCCCGCGAACGCGGCGGGTTCGTCAGCGACTCCTCCCAGCGCGTCCACCACGATGGTAACGGGACGTGGACCTCCGGGAGCGTCGTCTTCCGCGTCCCGAAGGAGAACTTCTCGGCGTTCTTCGAGCGGGTCAAACGAGCGGGTGAAGTGGCGGAGTCGAGCACCGGCACAGAGGACGTTACCGACCGGTTGGTGGACCTGAACGCCCGCCTCGAAAACCTCCGGTCACAGCGCGACAAGCTCCGGGCGCTCTACGAGAACGCGAGCGACACGGAGGCGGTGCTCTCGGTCCAGAAGCGACTCTCCGACGTGCAAACCGACATCGAACGACTGGAGGCGAAACAGCAGTCGCTCGAACGGCGAGTCGCCTACTCGACGGTGACGGTGCGGATGCACGAACCGCAACCGACGAGCGACACGAAAAGCCCGGCCGAGAAGTCGTGGTACGAGACGGGTGTCGTCGCCGCGTTCCTCGATTCGGTCGACGGTGCCATCGTCATGCTCCGCGCGTTCGTCGTCGGGGCGGCCTACCTCCTTCCGTACCTGGTCGTCCTCGGCGTTCCGGTCGGCGGTGCGGTCCTGCTCTTGCGCCGCCGGTCGGAGTCGGAGACGTCTGCCGCGCCCGTTACGGACGAAGAGGAATGA
- a CDS encoding gluconate 2-dehydrogenase subunit 3 family protein, translated as MELTRRDALSALAASGVAVVGGAALVESDVLEFGDDGKEPALATHDIDTLVAVARVVFPTEVTGIREFVTTYAVGRTEDRPGYRLGTAAAISTLDTYATEWYDGTFVELDRETRNTLLDEMGVATAHPDPDGSDAARVRYYLVNDVLFALFTSPTGGKLVGTENPQGYPGGLDTYRGGDE; from the coding sequence ATGGAGTTAACGCGCCGGGACGCGCTGTCCGCCCTCGCCGCGAGCGGCGTCGCCGTCGTCGGCGGGGCGGCGCTGGTCGAATCCGACGTGTTGGAGTTCGGCGACGACGGGAAGGAGCCAGCGCTGGCGACACACGACATCGACACGCTCGTCGCGGTCGCGCGGGTTGTGTTCCCCACCGAAGTGACCGGAATCCGGGAGTTTGTGACGACCTACGCCGTCGGACGCACCGAGGACCGCCCGGGCTACCGGCTGGGAACGGCCGCCGCGATTTCGACCCTCGACACCTACGCGACCGAGTGGTACGACGGGACGTTCGTCGAACTCGACCGAGAGACGCGAAACACCCTCCTCGACGAGATGGGTGTGGCGACCGCGCATCCCGACCCGGACGGGTCCGACGCGGCGCGGGTCCGGTACTACCTCGTCAACGACGTCCTCTTCGCGCTGTTCACCTCGCCGACAGGCGGGAAACTTGTCGGCACCGAAAATCCACAAGGGTACCCCGGCGGCCTCGACACCTACCGAGGTGGTGATGAATGA
- a CDS encoding DUF5795 family protein, whose amino-acid sequence MPDNRVVQGRMVTPKRLAELIEDDTVMEADSIRDAERECPECGGDVLSVGYMPSVTAFVTGYKCQDCDWGTREE is encoded by the coding sequence ATGCCGGACAATCGCGTCGTGCAAGGGCGGATGGTCACGCCGAAGCGGCTGGCCGAACTGATAGAAGACGACACCGTGATGGAAGCCGACAGCATTCGGGATGCAGAGCGCGAGTGCCCCGAGTGCGGCGGCGACGTGCTCTCGGTCGGATACATGCCGAGCGTGACGGCGTTCGTTACGGGGTATAAATGCCAGGACTGCGATTGGGGGACGCGAGAGGAGTAG
- a CDS encoding DNA polymerase Y family protein yields MSDRGGSRLPGVGDEREERIVLHVDMDCFYAACERLREPDLRGEPVVVGMGYEEGENHGAVATASYEAREYGVESAQAIGSALERLPRKAEGDSTDSSGADSEDGADGEDEADVAGYYRPVDIEFYKSVSTDVRAILHDCADTVREVSIDEAYLDVTERTAWEVAEGFARHVKNRIEREVGVTASVGVAPNMSAAKIASDHDKPDGLVVVEPGTTRDFLAPLDVAEIHGIGPVTARTLREMGIETAGDLADADPRTLVDRFGERGRELYHRARGDDERRVTPTGRPKSLSRESAFTDPTTDPEEKCARVSTLAAAVAERARDRDAMYRTIGVKVVTPPFDVHTREQSLPGPVDDPELVEEVALDLLAEFDDDRVRKVGVRVSNLQFTESDQTSLDGFDAPSGTGESRTADSSDSADDPKSSAEAADDGEKTDEGVHRTSRKRDGQVSLSDF; encoded by the coding sequence ATGTCGGACCGCGGCGGTTCACGCTTGCCCGGTGTCGGAGACGAACGCGAGGAGCGAATCGTCCTCCACGTCGATATGGACTGTTTCTACGCGGCCTGTGAGCGACTCCGCGAACCGGACCTTCGCGGCGAACCGGTCGTCGTCGGGATGGGGTACGAGGAGGGAGAGAACCACGGAGCCGTCGCCACCGCGAGCTACGAGGCCCGCGAATACGGCGTCGAAAGCGCCCAAGCAATCGGGAGCGCCCTCGAACGACTGCCCCGGAAGGCGGAGGGCGATTCGACCGATTCTAGCGGTGCTGACAGCGAAGATGGTGCTGACGGTGAGGACGAAGCGGACGTGGCTGGCTACTACCGACCCGTCGATATCGAGTTCTACAAATCGGTCAGCACGGACGTTCGTGCCATCCTCCACGACTGTGCGGATACGGTGCGCGAGGTGAGCATCGACGAGGCGTACCTCGACGTCACGGAACGGACCGCGTGGGAGGTCGCGGAGGGATTCGCCCGGCACGTCAAGAACCGAATCGAGCGCGAAGTCGGCGTCACGGCGAGCGTCGGCGTCGCGCCGAACATGAGCGCGGCGAAGATAGCGAGCGACCACGACAAACCGGACGGATTGGTCGTCGTCGAACCGGGAACGACGCGGGACTTCCTCGCCCCGCTCGACGTGGCCGAGATTCACGGAATCGGCCCCGTGACGGCCCGCACGCTCCGCGAGATGGGAATCGAGACGGCGGGAGACCTGGCCGATGCCGACCCGCGCACGCTCGTCGACCGGTTCGGCGAGCGCGGCCGCGAACTGTACCACCGCGCCCGCGGCGACGACGAAAGGCGGGTGACGCCGACGGGACGGCCCAAGAGCCTCTCGCGCGAATCGGCGTTCACCGACCCGACGACCGACCCCGAGGAGAAGTGCGCGCGGGTCAGCACGCTCGCGGCGGCCGTCGCCGAACGCGCCCGCGACCGGGACGCCATGTACCGGACCATCGGCGTGAAGGTCGTGACGCCGCCGTTCGACGTGCACACTCGCGAGCAGTCGCTTCCGGGACCGGTGGACGACCCCGAACTGGTCGAGGAAGTCGCCCTCGACCTGCTCGCCGAGTTCGACGACGACCGGGTTCGAAAGGTCGGCGTGCGCGTCTCGAACCTCCAGTTCACCGAGAGCGACCAGACGAGCCTCGACGGGTTCGACGCGCCGAGCGGGACGGGAGAGTCGAGAACGGCGGATAGCTCCGACTCGGCGGACGACCCGAAATCGTCGGCGGAGGCGGCGGATGATGGTGAGAAGACGGACGAGGGGGTCCATCGAACGTCACGCAAACGCGACGGGCAGGTGTCGCTCTCCGACTTCTAA